Genomic window (Marinitoga hydrogenitolerans DSM 16785):
TCAAATCCTACTAATCCTGTGGTAAATACTCTATCTTTATATGATTCTTTTGGAGGAACTAAACAGTTTGTTGTCATTAATATTGCTCCGCCAAATTCTTCAAATTCTTTATCCTGTCTCCACCATGAACCTCCAAAGTTTCCTGCTAAGTGTTTATATTTTTTTAATTCTGGATAAGCATGAGCTGGTAACATTTCTCCATGTGTATAAACTTTAATTCCTGTTCCTTCTGTTTGTTTTAATAATTCTTCTAAATCTAATAAATCATGCCCACTTACTAAAATTCCAGGTGCATTATATGTTCCGGTATATACTTCTGTAATTTCAGGATTACCATATGTTGATGTGTTTGCTTTATCCAATAATGCCATAGCTTCCACGGCATACTTTCCTGCTTCTAAAACAAGATTTATTAACTCGTCAACAGTAATGTCTTCTCTCAATGTTTCAACTAATCCTTTTTGTAAGAAGTAAAGTATTTCATCATTTGCATATTTTAAAACATATGCATGATCTGCATAAGCAGCTATACCCTTTAAGCCATATATTAATAATTGTTTTAAAGATCTAATATCTTCATTTTCATCTGACATAACTCCTACTTCCATACCTTTTAACTCATATATTTCTGCTCCTCCTGGTTTATACCATTCTGCAGCTTCTGGAACTTTTTCGTCAAATGGTTTGCCTTCTTTTGCTACATATGCATCTAAAAACAAATGTTTTACTTTTTCCCTTAATTCTATTGCTTTATCAATAAAACTGACCATTCTTTCAACAGAAAAATTGACATTTGTAATTGTGCTAAACAATGCTTCTGCAACATATAAGTTTGCTTCATCATCTTTAACTCCATATTCTTTAGCTTTTAATGTCCAAAAAGATAACCCTTTTGTTACCCAAATTAACATATCCTGTAAATTTGCAACTTCTGGAGTCTTTCCACATACCCCTATAGCTGTACAGCCTACTCCTCTTGCAGCTTCTTCACATTGATAACAAAACATACCCATAATTAACACCTCCATAATATTTTAATTTTCGTCATAAATACGTCTTTCACCATCTATTTCCTTTATAGGTGCTATATCCTGAGTTACTTCCAGTGTACCAAGATATTCCCCTTTGTCATTTCTCACAGCAAAATATCTAATATATACATATTTTTCTCCCAATTTTAACCAAAAATCAGCATGATCTTTTTTTCCTGTTTTAAAATCACTAACAATTTTGTTTACTATATCAATACTTTTTTGCGGATGGCAATTTTGTACCTTTCTACCTACTATTGCTCTACTTCTAATAAATATTCTTTCTTTTGATTCACTAAAATATTTCACTTCATCATTCGCATCTACAAAGGTTATATCTATCGGTAAAGTGTTTAACATAAACTTTAATTGCTCAACTGTTAATTCGCCACTTGGCAGTTTTATTTTTCCATCGACTAAATTTTCCTCTTTCTTCACTTCTATTTCTAATGGTTTTGGATCAAAGCAACAATATCCTATTTCATCAAATTGTTGGCGAATATCAATCCATTCATCATCACTGATAAGTTTTAATGCTGTCGGAAACAATACAGAGTGTTCTTTACGAACATGATTCATGAAAAATTCTAATAAAAATAAAGATAAATTATATAATTCTTTTTTTGCCTCTTCAAAATTTCTATTTTCCTTTATTGCGATAATTTTTTTTCTTAACTCTCTTACTTGATCATGTTCTTTCCACATTACTGCTGGCGGTTTAGTAATTCCATGTTTTTCTATATACGGAAAAAGTACATTTTCTTCTTTTAAAAAATAATTTTCAGCTGCCATTAATTCATCTAAATACATACTTAATTTCATAAATATCGGAAATGCTTCCTGTATAGATTTTTTAGACAATATTTGTTTTGCTATATCTCTAATTCCTTCAGCTGTTTTAATTATATGCTCATGTTCTTTCATTAAGATAAATATAGGGTGCCATTCCTCAACATCAATTTTTTCTTGATCAATATACTCTTTAAAAAGTCCTAAATGCACATCACAGACAGACTGAATTTGTTCAATTGTTATACCTTCATTTTCCATCAATTCTTGTTCAACAACAGCAATGTCTTCTGCAGATAATTCTTTTATTGTTTTTTGTAATTCCTCTTTTAATTTTTCATTGTCTTTTTCATCATTTACTCTTCTTATTAAGTTTTTTAAATATTCCTTTTTATTAAATAGTTCACTCATTCCCATCACCCACTTTGTGATTTTTTTATTTTTTCTTCTCGAGTTAATTATAACTTTTTTTATCCATTTTGTCTGTAACATAGATTACACTTTAATTTTTCGAATAAAGAAAGAGATCTTTAGTTTAATAATGTCCTCTCAGCCATATAATTTACTTTTATCTAATATATATACTTTATTCCCTTCCTTTTTTATCACCCCCTCACTTTCAAGTTTAGAAAATGCTCTTGATAGTGCTGGCCTTGTTGAACCAAAAAGATGTGATAATTGTTCAATTGAATTTTCTAAGATTATATAATCATCTTCACTTTTTAATTTTGAACTAATATAAAGCAGTATTTTATCTCTTAAGTTGTTTAGAGTAATAAACCATAATTTTTGAGATATAAAATTAAATTTTGTACCTAAAAATTCTATTAATTCTTTTAAAAATTCTTTATTTTGAATACATAAATCAAATACTTTTTCTTTCGGCAAATATCCTATAACCGACTTCTCTTCGGTAATAATATCTACGGGCAATTCGCTATTCTTTGCTAATGTTGAGCTGATTGCTAAAAGACTAGGTGCATTAATTTCTTCTATGACTAGATTTTTTCCATTATAGTCAGTCATCTCAGCTCTTATTTTGCCATGAATCAAAACCATTATTTCATCTATTTCTTCTCCTCTTGCTTTAAC
Coding sequences:
- a CDS encoding Crp/Fnr family transcriptional regulator, which produces MHPIVQQFSKMDIFKKLKISEIEELIEKRDIVFKEYNKNVLVKARGEEIDEIMVLIHGKIRAEMTDYNGKNLVIEEINAPSLLAISSTLAKNSELPVDIITEEKSVIGYLPKEKVFDLCIQNKEFLKELIEFLGTKFNFISQKLWFITLNNLRDKILLYISSKLKSEDDYIILENSIEQLSHLFGSTRPALSRAFSKLESEGVIKKEGNKVYILDKSKLYG
- the hcp gene encoding hydroxylamine reductase; this encodes MFCYQCEEAARGVGCTAIGVCGKTPEVANLQDMLIWVTKGLSFWTLKAKEYGVKDDEANLYVAEALFSTITNVNFSVERMVSFIDKAIELREKVKHLFLDAYVAKEGKPFDEKVPEAAEWYKPGGAEIYELKGMEVGVMSDENEDIRSLKQLLIYGLKGIAAYADHAYVLKYANDEILYFLQKGLVETLREDITVDELINLVLEAGKYAVEAMALLDKANTSTYGNPEITEVYTGTYNAPGILVSGHDLLDLEELLKQTEGTGIKVYTHGEMLPAHAYPELKKYKHLAGNFGGSWWRQDKEFEEFGGAILMTTNCLVPPKESYKDRVFTTGLVGFDKLTHIPNRTDGKPKDFSPVIKKALELGPIPEREGKKLVIGFAHEQVAQVSDKVIEAVKTGAIKKFFVMAGCDGRHKEREYYTEFASKLPKDTVILTAGCAKYRYNTLDLGDIGGIPRVLDAGQCNDSYSLVVTALKLKEAFGLEDINELPIEYNIAWYEQKAVAVLLALLYLGVKGIKLGPKLPAFVSPNVLKVLVDNFGINPITTVKEDLEFFLNK
- a CDS encoding DUF438 domain-containing protein; this translates as MSELFNKKEYLKNLIRRVNDEKDNEKLKEELQKTIKELSAEDIAVVEQELMENEGITIEQIQSVCDVHLGLFKEYIDQEKIDVEEWHPIFILMKEHEHIIKTAEGIRDIAKQILSKKSIQEAFPIFMKLSMYLDELMAAENYFLKEENVLFPYIEKHGITKPPAVMWKEHDQVRELRKKIIAIKENRNFEEAKKELYNLSLFLLEFFMNHVRKEHSVLFPTALKLISDDEWIDIRQQFDEIGYCCFDPKPLEIEVKKEENLVDGKIKLPSGELTVEQLKFMLNTLPIDITFVDANDEVKYFSESKERIFIRSRAIVGRKVQNCHPQKSIDIVNKIVSDFKTGKKDHADFWLKLGEKYVYIRYFAVRNDKGEYLGTLEVTQDIAPIKEIDGERRIYDEN